In one Thermococcus sp. 2319x1 genomic region, the following are encoded:
- a CDS encoding mannose-1-phosphate guanylyltransferase/mannose-6-phosphate isomerase, which translates to MKTLILAGGKGTRLWPLSRELMPKQFIRIFNSASLFQKTVERALKFSKPKEIFIVTNREYKFRVLDDLKELGIEVPEENILLEPVGKNTLPAIFWGMRVIEENYGKSKVAVLPSDHLIRVNEDYVRAFENAEKLADSYFITFGIKPTKPHTGYGYIKPGEKLEGGYKVEEFKEKPDYETAKRYVEEGYYWNSGMFLFDSSLFIEEVKTLAPEVYNAFKEAKSIEEAYEKVPEISVDYGIMEKTDKAAVVPLNTYWNDLGSFDAIYEAFEKDENGNAIRISGFKGGYINVDSKDNLIITERLTATVGVEDLVIIDTGDALLVAKKGETQKVKEVYKKLIEKGDERALVHRTAYRPWGAYTVLEEGERYKIKRLTVLPGKRLSLQRHYHRSEHWVVVRGTAKVKIGEKELLLRPGESTFIPAGVVHRLENPGKVILEVIETQIGEYLGEDDIERFQDDFGRE; encoded by the coding sequence GTGAAAACACTTATCCTTGCTGGAGGAAAAGGGACAAGATTGTGGCCATTGAGTAGAGAGTTAATGCCAAAGCAGTTTATAAGAATTTTCAACAGTGCATCCCTCTTCCAAAAGACCGTTGAAAGAGCGTTAAAATTCTCAAAGCCCAAGGAGATATTCATCGTTACAAACAGGGAGTACAAGTTTAGGGTTCTAGATGATTTAAAGGAGCTTGGTATAGAAGTTCCGGAGGAGAATATTCTTCTTGAACCTGTTGGAAAAAATACTCTGCCCGCAATTTTCTGGGGAATGAGGGTTATAGAAGAGAACTACGGGAAGTCAAAAGTTGCTGTTCTGCCATCAGATCATCTAATAAGGGTTAACGAAGACTATGTAAGGGCGTTTGAAAATGCCGAAAAACTTGCGGATAGTTATTTCATAACATTCGGCATTAAGCCAACAAAACCCCACACCGGCTATGGCTACATAAAACCGGGAGAGAAACTTGAAGGGGGGTACAAAGTTGAGGAGTTCAAAGAAAAGCCGGACTACGAAACCGCAAAGCGCTATGTTGAGGAGGGCTACTACTGGAACAGCGGTATGTTCCTTTTCGATAGCTCACTGTTCATTGAAGAGGTAAAGACTCTCGCTCCAGAGGTCTACAACGCCTTTAAAGAGGCGAAAAGCATAGAAGAAGCATATGAAAAGGTTCCGGAAATTTCCGTAGACTACGGCATCATGGAAAAGACTGACAAAGCAGCTGTAGTGCCGCTAAACACTTACTGGAATGACTTGGGAAGCTTTGATGCAATATACGAGGCCTTTGAAAAAGATGAAAACGGAAATGCCATCAGAATAAGCGGATTTAAGGGAGGCTATATAAACGTGGATTCAAAGGACAACTTAATAATAACGGAGAGGCTAACCGCAACGGTGGGAGTAGAAGACCTAGTGATAATAGACACCGGAGATGCCCTGCTCGTAGCTAAGAAGGGCGAAACCCAAAAGGTCAAAGAGGTCTATAAAAAGCTAATAGAAAAAGGAGATGAGAGAGCCTTAGTACACAGAACTGCCTACAGACCCTGGGGAGCCTATACAGTTCTTGAAGAGGGAGAGAGGTATAAAATAAAGCGCCTAACGGTCTTACCTGGCAAAAGACTATCCCTCCAAAGGCATTATCATCGTTCGGAGCATTGGGTTGTTGTCAGAGGCACCGCAAAGGTAAAAATCGGAGAGAAGGAACTACTGCTAAGGCCAGGTGAGAGCACATTCATTCCAGCAGGGGTTGTCCACAGGCTCGAAAATCCGGGAAAAGTGATCCTTGAGGTCATAGAGACTCAGATCGGGGAATATCTGGGGGAAGATGACATTGAAAGGTTCCAGGATGACTTCGGGAGAGAGTGA
- the mpgP gene encoding mannosyl-3-phosphoglycerate phosphatase — protein MKVIFLDLDKTLIGNDYSPEPAKEIVSFLKEKGFKIVFNSSKTKAEQEYYRKALKVSDPFIVENGSAIYIPEGYFNFEFPYSREDEGYYVIELGTKYDIIKKALDEISSRFGLKYYGNSTIEEIIEFTGLPKELAELAVKREYSETIFKWAKEGFQKEIEQRKLRITKGSRFYTVTGDTDKGKAAKMLIGLYSKTGKVESYAVGDGENDIPMLEVVGHPFAINLSHKRAKNIRTIKELMEVIG, from the coding sequence ATGAAGGTAATCTTTCTGGATTTAGATAAAACCCTAATTGGAAATGACTACTCTCCAGAACCAGCAAAGGAGATAGTGAGTTTCCTGAAGGAAAAAGGGTTCAAAATAGTCTTTAACTCTTCAAAAACAAAGGCAGAGCAGGAGTATTACAGAAAAGCACTCAAAGTCTCGGATCCCTTCATAGTTGAGAATGGGAGTGCAATTTACATTCCAGAAGGGTACTTCAACTTTGAATTCCCATACAGCCGGGAAGATGAGGGTTACTATGTCATCGAACTCGGCACAAAGTATGATATCATAAAAAAAGCTTTAGATGAAATAAGCAGCCGCTTTGGGCTAAAATACTATGGGAATTCAACAATTGAAGAGATTATCGAATTTACTGGTCTCCCAAAGGAACTTGCAGAACTCGCTGTGAAGAGAGAATATTCAGAGACAATTTTCAAATGGGCAAAAGAGGGATTCCAAAAAGAGATAGAGCAGAGAAAGCTTAGGATCACAAAAGGCAGCAGATTTTACACTGTTACCGGAGACACTGATAAGGGGAAAGCCGCAAAAATGCTTATAGGTTTATACTCAAAGACTGGAAAAGTAGAAAGCTACGCCGTGGGGGATGGAGAAAACGATATTCCAATGCTTGAAGTTGTTGGCCACCCATTTGCTATAAACCTTTCACACAAAAGAGCTAAGAACATAAGGACAATAAAAGAACTTATGGAGGTGATAGGGTGA
- the mpgS gene encoding mannosyl-3-phosphoglycerate synthase: MLLEAPVYKEIFGAVKIYELQKVIKMDTETEDVPMFTVQNIPRENIYKTIGEMAIVVPMKNEKLHLVDGVLKAIPHKSPIIIVSNSKRKGPNRFKQEVDLVKHFYNLTHSKVIMIHQRDPGLAEAFRETGYEDILDEKGLVRSGKGEGMLIGIMLARAIGAKYVGFVDADNYIPGAVNEYVKDYAAGFLMSESEYTMVRLHWRHKPKVSRGTLYFKKWGRVSEITNRYLNQLISEKTAFETTIMVTGNAGEHAMTMKLAEIMPFSTGYSIEPYEIVYLLERFGSWENVEEFQDVFDQGIEIFQIETLNPHFHEDKGQEHVKEMVLLSLTTIYHSKLASEQLKRQILEDLRMHGIIKEDEELPKPRVMRPIKDIDTKKWMKTLESNQETLLRFDL; this comes from the coding sequence ATGCTTCTAGAAGCTCCGGTTTATAAAGAAATCTTTGGAGCTGTGAAGATTTACGAACTACAAAAAGTTATCAAGATGGACACGGAAACTGAAGACGTTCCTATGTTCACTGTTCAAAATATTCCCAGGGAGAATATCTACAAAACCATCGGGGAAATGGCAATAGTCGTGCCGATGAAAAACGAAAAGCTACACTTAGTTGATGGAGTCCTCAAAGCAATACCCCACAAATCACCAATCATAATAGTCTCCAACAGCAAAAGAAAGGGACCCAACAGATTCAAGCAGGAGGTAGACTTGGTAAAACACTTCTACAATTTGACACACTCGAAAGTTATCATGATTCACCAGAGAGACCCCGGGTTAGCGGAGGCATTTAGAGAGACAGGGTACGAGGACATCTTAGACGAAAAGGGACTTGTGAGAAGTGGAAAAGGGGAGGGCATGCTCATAGGAATAATGCTTGCCAGAGCAATAGGAGCCAAATACGTGGGATTCGTTGATGCGGACAACTACATACCCGGAGCGGTTAATGAATATGTCAAGGACTATGCCGCTGGATTCTTGATGAGTGAAAGCGAATACACGATGGTAAGGCTCCACTGGAGGCACAAGCCCAAAGTTAGCAGAGGAACGCTTTATTTCAAGAAGTGGGGAAGGGTGAGTGAGATAACCAATCGCTATCTGAATCAGCTGATAAGTGAGAAGACTGCATTTGAAACCACGATAATGGTAACCGGCAATGCTGGAGAGCATGCAATGACAATGAAGCTTGCAGAAATCATGCCATTTTCAACAGGTTACTCCATAGAGCCCTATGAGATAGTGTATCTCCTTGAGCGCTTTGGTAGTTGGGAAAATGTAGAAGAGTTCCAAGATGTTTTTGACCAAGGAATAGAAATATTCCAGATAGAAACGTTAAACCCCCACTTCCACGAGGATAAGGGGCAGGAACATGTAAAGGAGATGGTGCTGCTGTCTTTAACCACAATATACCACTCAAAACTCGCATCAGAACAGTTGAAGAGGCAGATTTTGGAAGACCTCAGAATGCATGGGATAATAAAAGAGGACGAAGAATTGCCAAAACCAAGGGTTATGAGACCAATAAAGGACATAGACACCAAAAAGTGGATGAAAACTCTCGAATCGAACCAAGAGACTCTCTTGAGGTTTGATTTATGA
- a CDS encoding ADP-specific glucokinase, whose amino-acid sequence MRLWKRLYVEAFENALNAIPNVKGVLLAYNTNIDAIKYLDKDDLEKRITEIGKDKVFEIIENPPEKISSIEELLGGILRSIKLGKAMEWFVESEEVRKYLREWGWDELRIGGQAGIMANLLGGVYRIPTIVHVPQNPKLQAELFVDGPIYVPVFEGNELKLVHPKEAVAEEEELIHYIYEFPRGFQVFDVQAPRENRFIANADDYNARVYMRREFREGLEIITKNVELAIISGLQVLKEYYPDGTTYRDVLDKVESHLNILNRYNVKSHFEFAYTANRRVREALIELLPKFTSVGLNEVELASIMEIIGDEELAKEVLEGHIFSVIDAMNVLMDETGIERIHFHTYGYYLALTQYRGEEVRDALLFASLAAAAKAMKGNLERIEQIRDALSVPTNERAIVLEEELEKEFTEFENGLIDMVDRQLAFVPTKIVASPKSTVGIGDTISSSAFVSEFGMRKR is encoded by the coding sequence ATAAGATTATGGAAAAGGCTATATGTTGAGGCCTTTGAGAATGCTCTAAACGCTATCCCAAACGTTAAGGGTGTTCTTCTGGCATATAACACCAACATTGATGCCATAAAATACTTAGACAAGGACGATTTGGAAAAGAGGATAACCGAAATAGGAAAAGACAAGGTTTTTGAAATTATTGAAAATCCACCTGAAAAGATCTCCTCCATTGAAGAGCTTCTTGGTGGAATATTGAGGAGTATAAAACTTGGCAAGGCCATGGAGTGGTTTGTAGAGAGCGAAGAAGTAAGGAAGTATTTGAGGGAATGGGGATGGGATGAGCTGAGAATAGGGGGGCAAGCAGGGATAATGGCGAACCTTCTTGGGGGAGTGTATAGGATTCCGACGATTGTTCACGTTCCTCAGAATCCAAAGCTTCAGGCGGAGTTGTTTGTAGATGGCCCTATTTATGTCCCCGTCTTTGAAGGAAATGAGTTAAAGCTTGTTCATCCAAAAGAGGCCGTTGCAGAGGAAGAAGAGCTAATCCACTACATATACGAATTTCCCAGAGGTTTTCAGGTTTTCGATGTTCAAGCACCAAGAGAAAACAGATTCATAGCCAATGCCGATGATTACAATGCGAGGGTCTATATGAGAAGGGAATTCAGAGAAGGCTTGGAGATAATTACCAAAAATGTTGAGCTGGCAATAATAAGCGGATTACAAGTCCTAAAGGAATACTATCCGGATGGGACAACATACAGAGATGTTCTGGATAAAGTTGAAAGCCATCTAAACATCCTCAACCGCTACAACGTGAAGAGCCACTTTGAATTTGCATATACTGCAAACAGAAGGGTTAGAGAGGCACTTATAGAACTTTTACCTAAGTTCACAAGCGTTGGCCTTAATGAGGTAGAACTTGCCTCAATAATGGAGATAATAGGAGACGAAGAACTGGCAAAAGAAGTTCTGGAGGGACATATCTTCTCGGTCATAGATGCAATGAATGTCTTAATGGACGAGACAGGAATTGAGAGAATTCACTTCCACACCTACGGCTACTACCTAGCCCTAACTCAATACAGAGGAGAGGAGGTGAGAGATGCTCTGCTCTTTGCATCCCTAGCTGCAGCCGCTAAGGCCATGAAAGGGAACCTTGAAAGAATAGAGCAGATTAGAGATGCCCTGAGTGTCCCAACAAATGAAAGGGCGATAGTGCTTGAAGAAGAACTTGAAAAGGAGTTTACAGAATTTGAGAACGGTCTTATTGATATGGTAGACAGACAACTTGCTTTTGTGCCAACAAAGATTGTAGCATCCCCCAAGAGCACCGTTGGAATTGGAGATACCATTTCAAGCTCCGCTTTTGTCAGTGAATTTGGCATGAGGAAAAGGTAA
- a CDS encoding MBL fold metallo-hydrolase has product MIIKGIGLDSSSKIAFQSHAHTDHFVSGEFIVSTKPTKFLSHLKKGGFYKTYRFGESFYIGDYKAKLYPAGHMLGSAQIYIKFDEFSLLYTGDVKWFKLRTAEKSKFRKADVLVIEATYGIPMYNFPTPREAEKKLIAFVEEALDRKKVPTLYANQMGKAQELLKILDVHGYSARVSSDVRKVARVYEKFGIRFRNISNDGEVVVRGFGSQKPINGIHPSELFVSGFGNLKLSSHADFWELIRIVERVKPEKIYTRYGYNREFARILRGLGYEARPVEDVLLSGELI; this is encoded by the coding sequence ATGATAATCAAAGGTATTGGGTTGGATTCTTCATCAAAAATTGCCTTTCAAAGTCATGCTCACACCGATCATTTTGTTAGTGGGGAGTTTATAGTATCCACAAAACCCACGAAGTTCCTCAGCCATCTCAAAAAAGGTGGATTCTACAAGACCTACCGGTTTGGAGAGAGTTTTTACATAGGTGATTATAAAGCAAAGCTCTATCCAGCAGGCCACATGCTGGGCTCTGCTCAAATCTACATCAAGTTCGATGAGTTTTCGCTCCTCTACACAGGGGATGTAAAGTGGTTCAAGCTTAGGACAGCAGAAAAGAGCAAATTCAGAAAGGCTGATGTCTTGGTTATTGAGGCCACTTATGGCATCCCAATGTATAATTTTCCAACTCCAAGAGAGGCAGAGAAAAAGCTCATTGCCTTTGTAGAGGAAGCATTGGACAGAAAAAAGGTTCCGACGCTCTACGCAAATCAAATGGGGAAGGCTCAGGAACTGCTTAAAATTCTGGACGTTCATGGCTATTCTGCGAGGGTCTCGAGTGATGTGAGAAAGGTTGCCAGAGTTTATGAAAAATTTGGAATTAGGTTTAGGAATATTTCAAATGACGGGGAGGTTGTTGTCAGGGGTTTTGGGAGTCAAAAGCCCATTAACGGCATCCATCCTTCTGAACTGTTTGTTTCTGGGTTTGGGAATCTAAAGCTCAGCAGTCATGCGGATTTCTGGGAGCTTATAAGGATAGTGGAGAGGGTTAAGCCCGAAAAAATTTACACACGATACGGCTATAATAGGGAATTTGCAAGGATTTTGAGAGGATTGGGATATGAAGCAAGGCCTGTAGAAGATGTTTTGCTTTCAGGAGAATTAATTTGA
- the gcvH gene encoding glycine cleavage system protein GcvH, producing MIEVGEYKIKEGLYYTKDHEWVQVLEDGTVLVGITDYAQKELGDLAYVELPEVGKEVAKGDVLCEVESVKAVSEVYAPVSGEVIEVNEELKDAPEKINEDPYGAWIVKIKPSNLEEELEELMDANAYAEYLESL from the coding sequence ATGATTGAGGTTGGAGAATACAAGATTAAAGAGGGATTATACTACACCAAGGACCACGAATGGGTCCAAGTGCTTGAAGATGGCACGGTTTTGGTGGGAATAACAGACTATGCACAAAAGGAACTTGGTGACCTCGCTTATGTAGAGCTTCCAGAGGTTGGGAAGGAGGTGGCAAAAGGGGATGTACTCTGCGAAGTGGAAAGCGTAAAAGCCGTAAGCGAAGTCTACGCACCAGTTAGCGGCGAGGTAATTGAAGTTAACGAAGAGCTTAAAGACGCTCCAGAAAAAATCAACGAAGACCCGTATGGAGCTTGGATTGTTAAGATAAAGCCAAGCAATCTTGAAGAGGAATTGGAAGAGCTTATGGATGCTAACGCTTATGCCGAATACTTGGAATCACTCTGA
- the leuS gene encoding leucine--tRNA ligase yields the protein MVDFKAIEEKWQQKWLEEKVFEPQIDKEKPKFYITVAFPYLSGHLHVGHARTYTIPDVIARFKRMQGYNVLFPMAWHITGSPIVGIAERIKHRDPQTIYVYRDVYKVPEDILWTFEDPVNIVKYFMKAAKETFIRAGFSVDWSREFHTTSLFPPFSKFIEWQFLRLKEKGLIVKGTHYVRWDPVVGTPLGDHDLIEGEDVQILDYVLIKFVLEEEGEVYYLPAATLRPETVYGVTNMWLNPEATYVKAKVKSGEKEEKWIISKEAAYKLSFQDKEIEVLEEFKGEKLIGKWVRNPVTGDEIIILPADFVDPDNATGVVMSVPAHAPFDHAALEDIKKNTEILLKYDIDPRIVEGISYISLIELEGYGEFPAVEESKKLGVKDQKDVEKLEQATKNIYKAEYHKGIFKIEPYKGKPVSEVKELVAREMFEKGIADRMYEFSDKNVISRFGNRAVIKIIHDQWFIDYGNPEWKAKAREALAQMKILPESRRAQFEAIIEWLDKKACARKVGFGTPLPWDPEWVIESLSDSTIYMAYYTISRAINKYGIKGEQLIPEVFDYVFLENFSEEKEKQLSEKTGIPKEVIREMKEEFEYWYPLDWRCSAKDLIPNHLTFFIFNHVAIFRKEHWPKGIAVNGFGTLEGQKMSKSKGNVLNFIDAIEENGADVVRLYIMSLAEHDSDFDWRRAEVGKLRKQVERFYELITEFATYEDKDVELMGIDKWLLHRLNKAIKGATEALEEFRTRTAVQWAFYSILNDLRWYMRRTEGRDDEAKRATLRRLADVWVRLMAPFTPHIAEELWKKLGGEGFVSLAKWPEPVEEWWNETIELEEEYIKGLIDDIKEIITVAKLEDAKRAYIYTAEEWKWKVAEVVAEERDFKAAMSEVMKDPEMRKRGKEVSKLIQKLVSERAFELKRIDEEKALRQAKDFIERETGLEIIINPAEDKGGKKKQAMPMKPAIFVE from the coding sequence ATGGTAGATTTCAAGGCTATTGAAGAAAAATGGCAGCAGAAGTGGCTGGAAGAGAAGGTATTCGAGCCTCAGATAGACAAAGAGAAACCAAAGTTCTACATAACGGTTGCGTTCCCCTATTTGTCAGGCCACCTTCACGTGGGGCATGCAAGAACCTATACAATACCTGACGTTATTGCAAGGTTCAAGAGAATGCAGGGATACAACGTCTTGTTCCCAATGGCGTGGCATATAACCGGCTCTCCAATAGTCGGGATAGCGGAAAGGATAAAGCATAGAGACCCCCAGACAATCTACGTTTATAGGGACGTCTACAAAGTTCCAGAGGATATTCTATGGACATTTGAAGATCCAGTGAACATAGTTAAGTATTTCATGAAGGCTGCAAAGGAGACCTTCATAAGGGCTGGTTTCAGTGTTGATTGGAGCAGAGAGTTCCACACGACATCGCTCTTCCCACCTTTCAGCAAGTTCATTGAGTGGCAGTTCTTGAGATTAAAAGAAAAGGGGCTGATCGTCAAGGGAACCCATTATGTTAGGTGGGATCCTGTTGTTGGAACCCCCTTGGGAGACCATGACCTGATTGAGGGTGAAGACGTTCAAATACTGGACTACGTTTTGATAAAGTTCGTTCTTGAAGAGGAGGGTGAAGTTTACTACCTACCAGCGGCGACCCTAAGGCCCGAAACCGTTTATGGAGTAACCAACATGTGGTTAAATCCAGAGGCAACTTATGTGAAGGCTAAAGTAAAAAGCGGTGAAAAAGAGGAGAAGTGGATAATTAGCAAGGAAGCCGCTTACAAATTGAGCTTCCAAGATAAAGAGATTGAAGTTCTGGAAGAGTTTAAAGGAGAGAAACTAATTGGAAAGTGGGTCAGGAATCCAGTGACTGGAGATGAGATAATTATTCTGCCCGCTGACTTCGTTGATCCGGATAACGCTACCGGAGTAGTCATGAGCGTTCCGGCACATGCACCCTTTGACCATGCCGCCTTGGAAGATATAAAGAAGAATACCGAGATTCTGCTTAAGTATGATATCGACCCGAGGATTGTTGAGGGAATAAGCTATATCTCTCTGATTGAGCTCGAAGGTTACGGTGAGTTCCCAGCCGTCGAAGAAAGTAAAAAATTGGGTGTAAAGGACCAAAAAGATGTGGAGAAGCTTGAACAGGCCACGAAAAACATCTACAAGGCTGAATACCACAAGGGCATTTTCAAAATTGAGCCCTATAAAGGAAAACCCGTTAGTGAGGTAAAGGAACTGGTAGCTAGGGAGATGTTCGAGAAAGGAATAGCCGATAGGATGTATGAATTCTCGGACAAGAACGTCATCTCGAGGTTTGGAAACAGGGCGGTTATAAAAATTATCCACGATCAGTGGTTTATCGACTATGGAAACCCAGAATGGAAGGCAAAAGCAAGAGAGGCTTTGGCACAAATGAAAATCCTACCGGAATCAAGGAGGGCGCAGTTTGAGGCCATAATAGAGTGGTTGGATAAGAAGGCATGTGCAAGGAAGGTTGGCTTTGGAACTCCTTTGCCATGGGATCCGGAGTGGGTGATCGAGAGCCTGAGCGACTCAACAATCTACATGGCCTACTACACCATAAGCAGGGCCATAAATAAGTATGGCATTAAAGGCGAGCAATTGATCCCGGAGGTTTTCGACTACGTATTCCTTGAGAACTTCAGCGAGGAGAAAGAAAAGCAGCTAAGCGAAAAAACGGGCATTCCAAAGGAAGTTATAAGGGAAATGAAGGAGGAATTTGAGTACTGGTATCCGCTCGACTGGCGCTGTTCAGCCAAAGACCTCATCCCGAACCACCTGACGTTCTTTATCTTCAACCACGTTGCCATATTCAGAAAAGAGCACTGGCCGAAAGGAATAGCGGTCAACGGCTTTGGAACTCTCGAAGGACAGAAAATGAGCAAGAGCAAGGGGAACGTGCTCAACTTCATCGATGCCATTGAAGAGAACGGTGCAGATGTGGTTAGACTTTACATAATGAGCTTAGCGGAGCACGACAGCGACTTTGACTGGAGAAGAGCGGAAGTTGGAAAGCTAAGAAAGCAGGTGGAGAGATTCTATGAGCTTATAACTGAATTTGCAACTTATGAGGACAAAGACGTTGAGCTAATGGGCATTGATAAGTGGCTCCTTCACCGCTTAAACAAAGCCATAAAAGGTGCCACTGAGGCTTTGGAGGAATTCAGAACAAGAACCGCTGTCCAGTGGGCGTTTTACAGCATACTGAACGACCTAAGGTGGTACATGAGGAGAACCGAGGGAAGGGATGACGAGGCAAAGAGGGCAACCTTAAGGAGACTTGCGGATGTATGGGTTAGGCTAATGGCTCCGTTTACCCCCCATATAGCGGAAGAACTCTGGAAAAAGCTCGGCGGAGAGGGCTTTGTAAGCCTTGCCAAGTGGCCAGAGCCGGTTGAAGAATGGTGGAACGAAACAATAGAACTTGAAGAAGAGTACATCAAAGGACTAATCGATGATATAAAGGAAATTATCACCGTTGCAAAGCTTGAGGATGCAAAGAGAGCCTATATCTACACGGCTGAAGAGTGGAAATGGAAAGTGGCAGAAGTAGTTGCGGAGGAGAGGGATTTCAAGGCGGCGATGAGTGAAGTAATGAAAGACCCGGAGATGAGAAAGCGTGGCAAGGAAGTTTCGAAGCTTATTCAGAAGCTTGTCAGTGAGAGGGCTTTTGAACTCAAGCGCATCGATGAGGAGAAGGCTTTAAGGCAGGCGAAGGACTTCATAGAACGAGAAACGGGGCTGGAAATTATCATAAACCCAGCGGAAGACAAGGGCGGAAAGAAGAAGCAGGCAATGCCGATGAAGCCTGCAATATTTGTGGAGTGA
- a CDS encoding DUF998 domain-containing protein — protein sequence MKAINKATCLYLAYLSTAIPLISIAIAILLSDWFSITNNALSDLGHATRSSVAPIFNFGLSLGGALIIYVSALCIYKTSKAFSAVGFLVGFTLILVAVFDEIYRGLHFKVSVAFFLSLAVFLVAYGVYFRSYLPIPALTVTILAWLIHFAYNIPEGVAIPELVSVFATAPFYIDTIKRLQATDFEF from the coding sequence ATGAAAGCAATAAACAAAGCTACCTGCCTATATCTGGCGTATCTCTCAACAGCAATACCCTTAATATCAATTGCAATAGCAATACTTCTCTCGGATTGGTTCAGCATCACAAACAACGCCCTAAGCGATCTTGGACATGCCACGAGAAGTTCAGTTGCGCCGATATTTAACTTTGGCTTGAGTCTCGGAGGGGCTCTTATCATATACGTTTCAGCACTGTGCATATACAAAACCAGCAAAGCTTTCTCTGCTGTAGGGTTCCTAGTAGGGTTTACCCTAATTCTGGTGGCCGTTTTTGATGAAATCTACAGAGGGCTGCACTTCAAAGTCTCGGTGGCGTTCTTTCTCTCCCTTGCAGTATTCCTTGTTGCCTATGGGGTCTACTTTAGAAGTTATTTGCCTATTCCAGCTCTAACAGTTACGATACTAGCGTGGCTCATTCATTTTGCGTACAATATTCCAGAGGGGGTAGCAATCCCAGAGCTCGTCTCGGTATTTGCAACAGCTCCGTTTTACATAGATACAATAAAAAGGCTCCAAGCAACCGATTTCGAATTTTGA
- the cdr gene encoding CoA-disulfide reductase, which produces MERKTVVIIGGGAAGMSTASRVKKLKPEWDVKVFEATEWVSHAPCGVPYVVEGISPKEKLMHYPPEFFIKKRGIDLHLNAEVIEVEQGRVRVREEDGERAYEWDYLVFANGASPQVPPIEGVDLKGVFTADLPPDAVAIKEYMEKNDVRNVVVIGTGYIALEMAEAFVVQGKNVTLIGRSERVLRKTFDKEITDIVEAKLREHLNLRLEEVTLRIEGDERVEKVVTDAGEYKADLVIIATGIKPNTELARQLGVRIGETGAIWTNERMQTSIENVYAAGDVAETKHLITGRRVWVPLAPPGNKMGYVAGSNIAGVDVTFLGVLGTAITKFMDLEIGKTGLTEAEALKEGYDVKTAFIEAGTKPHYYPGGKKIWLKAVADKENGRLLGLQAVGAEILPRVDAFAVALQAGFTTKDLFFADLAYAPPFAPVWDPLIVLARVLKF; this is translated from the coding sequence GTGGAGAGAAAAACGGTCGTTATCATAGGTGGTGGCGCCGCTGGAATGAGCACCGCTTCACGCGTTAAGAAGCTGAAGCCCGAATGGGACGTCAAGGTGTTTGAAGCGACTGAATGGGTCAGCCACGCTCCCTGTGGAGTGCCTTATGTTGTTGAAGGGATTTCACCCAAGGAGAAGCTCATGCACTATCCACCCGAGTTTTTCATCAAAAAGAGGGGCATAGACCTGCACTTGAATGCAGAGGTAATAGAGGTCGAGCAGGGTAGAGTTAGGGTGAGGGAGGAAGATGGAGAGAGGGCCTACGAGTGGGATTACCTGGTTTTTGCAAACGGCGCTTCCCCCCAAGTACCGCCAATAGAGGGCGTAGATTTGAAGGGAGTTTTTACAGCAGATTTGCCTCCAGATGCGGTTGCAATAAAAGAATACATGGAAAAGAACGATGTAAGGAACGTTGTGGTGATTGGAACCGGCTATATAGCACTTGAGATGGCCGAAGCGTTTGTGGTTCAGGGGAAGAATGTAACACTAATCGGCAGAAGTGAGAGGGTCTTAAGAAAAACCTTTGACAAGGAGATCACCGACATAGTAGAGGCAAAACTCAGGGAACACCTAAACCTCCGTCTGGAGGAAGTAACCCTTAGGATTGAAGGGGATGAGAGGGTAGAGAAGGTAGTCACCGATGCAGGAGAATACAAAGCCGATCTGGTCATCATAGCCACCGGAATCAAGCCAAACACAGAGCTTGCACGCCAATTGGGGGTTAGAATCGGAGAAACTGGAGCCATATGGACAAACGAGAGAATGCAAACGAGCATTGAAAACGTCTATGCTGCTGGAGACGTCGCCGAGACAAAGCATTTGATCACTGGCAGAAGAGTATGGGTGCCATTGGCTCCACCGGGAAATAAAATGGGCTACGTAGCGGGAAGCAACATAGCGGGTGTTGACGTAACCTTTCTAGGAGTTCTTGGAACGGCCATAACCAAATTCATGGATTTGGAAATCGGAAAAACCGGGTTAACAGAAGCAGAAGCCCTAAAAGAAGGATATGATGTTAAGACGGCATTCATAGAGGCAGGAACAAAACCCCACTATTATCCGGGCGGAAAGAAAATATGGCTCAAGGCTGTAGCAGACAAAGAGAACGGAAGGCTCTTAGGCTTACAGGCAGTTGGAGCAGAGATACTTCCAAGAGTGGATGCTTTTGCAGTAGCTTTACAAGCAGGATTTACAACAAAAGACCTCTTCTTTGCCGATTTAGCCTACGCTCCGCCATTTGCCCCGGTTTGGGATCCACTGATTGTTTTAGCAAGGGTCTTGAAGTTCTGA